The region TATGCTTGTGTAAACTTGGAAAGTAGTGGCCTGTACCTTTCAGTAGCATCCGTGTGCTTATAGGAGTCATAATATGACCTCTGAACTCTGTCACAAATCTGAGTGTGAAAACCCTCCTATGCTTGCATAAATGATTTCCGCTTGTTCTCAGATGACATGTAgtttaataacacacacacacacacacacacacacacacacacacacacacacacacacacacacacacacacacacacacacacacacacacacacacacacacacacacacacacacacacacacacacacacacacacacacacacacacacacacacacacacacacacacacacacacacacacacacacacacacacacacacaacctgagaCACTGACCTAAGTGCGTGTTTTTTTGCACATTCATGGTCTCATTGGTGGTCCAAAGGAAATGGAGTCATGCACTTATCTTTGAAGCCAAAATGTGGGTCTCAATAACTGTTAATCCATTTTATTCCTTTTCAGAACGTATTGCTTACATGAATATTCTATGGGTGGGTGGATATAACGCAAGCACAGTGAATTTATAATGAAACACCTCTGTAATTTTAAGCCTTTTACAGATATACCGGAACATCATATTTTAAAACTGATATGCCATATTTATGTTATACTGATGTAACATTTCATGACATGATTAAATAACTTGCATCTTCTCACAGAGAAGAAATTGCATAGGTCACAAAATTATGACAATGACAATATTACGGTGGGTCACTGAGAATCTGTGTTTGGCTAACTATCTTGCATGTTGGCACAACTCATTCCATGACAAAGGCATTCTAAAAAGCATTCTAATTGGATAATTTGTCATACTTCTCCCCGGAAGGACAAACACATGGATAATGTTTATTACACACATATTACTGCCCTATAAACTCTCTAAATCTATTCTGTGATGCAAAACAGTCTCAATGTTTCTCTCTAGACAGCAAAGCTTCTCAAGACAAAGGTATTTGTGAGAACGGATTTTTCCTTGGTCCTGGCAATCATGGACTTCAGGCCTCATGCTACATTCCCTTCAATTAATCTTAATAACGCTTCTGTACATCGGAATAATTTTTGTTTACTGGCAACCTCGGCTCTAAATACAAAGTTTACTCAATGATTGAAATAAGCTAGTGATTAAACTGTTGAGCTACAGTGTACAGTCATGGGCTTTTAAGCCATGGAGACAATCTTGCTCCCTGACCAGTGCAAGAAGAGTGGAAAAGAAACAAACATTGATGTTTCTGGTCAAGGTAGCTTGACATCAAAGCAGAGcagacatcctctctctctctctcagttgtaTCTCCGTTGTTTTTACTTCTTCCTCCCTCTACCTAGCTTCCCAAAAGCTTCTTAACGTTGTTTAAATGTGCCATACCTcatcttgagagaatgtcaaATGAGTCAGCCTTGGTGCCAGTATATTTCTGCTTTTACTAACACTTCCACCAACCAAATAAGTCCCTTAGGAGAGCAGAAGCTGTCTACCTCAGAGAAGGCATCTTGGACAGTCTGAAGACAGTCCCTTCAGTGTAAGTGTGGCATCCCTCTGACTCACAGAAACCTCACAATAATATGAGGACTGAGGAGTACTAGAGTAGCTGTTGAGAAAGTAACCTCTTCTGGGAATCCAAATAAACAAGACTTATATGCATTTCTCCTGTAATGTCTCATTGCTTAGCGACACATGAAGAGCCTGGTCTTTCACACATGACTGAGTGGTCTTTCCTGCCACACCAGAAAGGTCCCTGGTTAGATGTGTCGCTTCTCTGCTCCCGTCCTCTGTATTGCTCTGCCCTGATGAATAAGAACTTCGGGGGTCTTGGACAGAGGAAGTACGGAACCCAAACTGCTCTCCTGTGTGATGACAGCTTCCTGTGTACGTCTCACTTCCTTCGGGCAGGTAGAGAACAGTCTGAGAGGTGCTGGACACCTCCCTCAGCTCGCGGGATACCAGTGAGGGCGACTCTCGAGAGGAGATGATGGAGGGGCACTGGTGGCAGTTCTGTCTCTGCTGCCGCCGTGCTCCTATCTGACAGAACAGACATTTGATCTGCTCAATGAGCTTGAGGAGCATGGCCTTGCGGAGGAGGATGTAGATCCAGGGGTCCAGGATGGGGTTGAAGGAAGCGAAGCGGATCGCCCGCAGATCTGGGTTCTTTTCCAGTCTCAGCTCCACCGGAGTCTTATACAGCTGGTTCAGAAACACCTGCACCTGCAAGGGAGAGGTAATTGATGGAATTTAATCACCTTATTTTGCCTTATTTTGATTGATATTTATGTTTTATACAGCTTGCTGACACCTGCAAGATAAATGTAATTTAATCtaattgaagtgtgtgtgtgtgtgtgtgtgtgtgtgtgtgtgtgtgtgtgtgtgtgtgtgtgtgtgtgtgtgtgtgtgtgtgtgtgtgtgtgtgtgtgtgtgtgtgcgcgcgatgTATTGCCAAATTGTTCAACAAATCATGGCTAAGCATTTTATGGATCTAGCTGTCTGACGGCACACCTGTCCTTATGGAGACTGATGTGAGCAGCATACAAAGCAGAATATGcaatataggcctacactactATGCGAATCAGCTATGAGAAAAATATTCTAATGTCAGGTTGGGACTATTAACAACTCATGAAGTCACAATGACTTACAGGCATTGTGCGTAAAATATCAAATCGTGTGTACATGTGTATCTTGTGCGTAAATAATTAAAATAGTCTTTGTGCGATTAGGAAAATGTAAAATGGTTCTCAAAGTGAGAAGAGAAACTTACAACTAGTGGAATGGAGCATATGAGCACCACCGCTGAGGTGCATATGAGTACAATCACCATCTGGATCTCCGCGCCGGCCAGATTCCCGAAGTTGCGTCTCCTTCTTGGGTCTGTGTTTCGCCCTGGGTCTGTCCCCAACGACATCCTCCGAACGAACTGCCGGTGCATCCGGATCAAAGCCCCGCACACCAGAACGTTACAGATCACCGTGGCCAGAATTAGAATCGAACTGGATCCCGCGTAGATGTAAGAAAATGTGGCATCAGTACTCACGTTGCTCCGCCACTCTATGAAGCACCAGGTTTGTGGGTACTGCTTTTTGACTTGTCCCAGACCCATACTAGGCATAGCGCAGAAAAACGCGTTGGAGATGTAGATAGCCAGAAGAGTCAACCCCGCCAGTCTCTGATCCACATAGTCGTTGTAGAAATACGCATGGTTTATCGCCAAGTATCTCTCTACGGACATTGCGCATATGATGCTGAGCCCCgctaaagagaagaagaggaggatgaatcCGAAATACTGGCAGAGTGGGTCCCCGCCTGGCCAAGATCCTTTCACATAAGTGGCGATGGTGACTGGACTGGCCAGGAGGGTCCCCAAAAGGTCCGTAACCGCCAGACCGCAAACCAGCGTGTAGAACGTGGTCTCCTTCTGCTCTTTCCTGGACTTGCAGAGCACCACGATGGCGATTACATTTCCCACCACTCCGAAAATAAACATGATGGAAGGTATAGTCGGGACCATGGTCCTCCCGGTCACAGTATTGTTACTCATTGTAGTATGTCCagattgtatatatatttttgaaatacTTCATTCACATCATAAGTTATccttcatttttttttacaagtaaAGACTACTGTAGATGCTTTAGGCATTTTATCTACATAAATTAAACTTATCAAACATGATTGAAATATTCATGCTGAATGTGAGCTGAACCGATCTACTCACAACAGAAGTTAGAACGCCTTTAAAACGGTTGTTTACGAGTTCCGTTGATTTTGCTGAAGTATCTGTAAGGGACAGTTCGAAAAttactgggggggtggggggcgtCCAAACTAGAGGAGGGTTgcttaacttttttttttgctttggggAAAAAAATGTCCTCATCTGCTTGCATGTGCCTCCCCTATCAAGGTGTTCTGGAACTTCCCTTATGCACTATGCTTCTCCACTTGCTAACTATACCACaggtcaatatagtctaccagtctaactgtctatcctgcccactatccaccattcatagtgacaacagtggtagggggattgtttgtccagatctgcaataggGTTGCTAGCAATCATACCACACATAAAATCATTCAAAGCTGCACCAATTTTCTATATAAATCCACAATAACAAGGATTAATAGCTGATAGGCAGTGAAGAGGCCAGGTGAGTACAAAAAGCTCCCCTATTGATCTTGTTTAGGGACAATACAATTATCTAGACTAGACTAGATAATAATTGCATTTTTGTTTTTAAGTGAGTACAAAATGATATGTTAGGCTGTAAACTGCAGTGAACATTGTATTTTAATAACTTTGCAAAGAAATTGCAGAATGTAACGTGCAACATAGAACAAATTGCAGTGAACgtttaaagagagagaaagcgcaGTGCAAATGGTGTGGTGAACTTTGACGGATGATAATGAATCAATGTGTTCTTGCACTGATGTATTGCGAacacaggacaggcagagtgatGAGCACATTGAAAAATACCATCCTAACATTAAGAGTCCTGCCCCCCTGCCAGGCCCCCTTCTTTTGTGCTCGGTCGGGACCACCGTTTGGACTGGTCTAAATTGCTAGTTAGGGCATGGGGTGGGGACATTCCAATTAGTTGGTTCTGGGGCTGTTGGAAACAAATCTGATGGTTGTCTATTGTATTTAATTTGAGCTTTAGAAGTAGTTAGTACCTCTTAAAAGTAGTTTGCTGCTTAAAGTAAAATCAACACATTTCTTTTTTCATTAGTCcattttgcatgtcagcagtcaagttttcaaggtATTGaactttcaagaagcaaagtgtcacctGCCAGATCATGATGATGATGCGAAATGTATCATTTGATGCAAAACAGCAAGTCAGAATTAAATGCCCCGTTCACGTGCTAGTtggaactaggaaactcggaaATGTCCGACTCGCTAATAAGTTGTAGTTATACACGTGCCTAGTTCAACCATTTAGCAAGTTAAACATTTCAGAGTTCCGATTAGCACATGAATGCGGCAAAATAAATTGACATAGTGGATTGCCTCAAGTGGTAAAATGAAAACTAATGAATGAGCAATAATAGTTTTATTTTTAGCCTAAGTCTAGCATGTCGCGTGCCTACATTTAAAACTTTAGCTTACAGAACAAGAAAAAACTCCACAGTTGTCAGGATGGCCAAGCGGTTTAATGCGCCAGCCTGAAAGAGTGAATTCTTCCTGGAGACAGGGGATTTCTGGTCTATGAATGTAGATGTGAGTTCAAACCTCACTTCCGACAATGCTTTTTCCCTAAGAAAGCCAGAGTTAAACAATCTACACAGTGGATTGCCTTAATTAACCTCTACTGGATCGGTGTCCCCCCCAAGGGAAGGTTGAGCTAACAGTGCGCTAATGGGATTAGCATATCGttttaagtaacaagaacatttcccaggacatagacatatctgatatgggcagaacgcttaaattcttgttaatttcacatttccacaaacttcaaatgtttcttttcaaatggtaccaaaaatatgcatatccttgcttcaggtcctgagctacaggcagttagatttgggtatgacattttaggtgaaaatggaAAAAAAGGGTCAGATCCTTAGTGGTGATAATATATCAAATGAACCGGAATAATAGTTTGTTACATTTCACCAATTGCCTACTTTAAAATGCGTTCACCTAGGCAAATTACTTTTGATTCAATTTGTTTAATtagattttatatttatttaaatgtttatttttatttattattaataGCAGGGCTTGACTTAGACTGCAATAGgttccggtactcattttgggtgtcCTACtatttatatttaggtgcaggaactcCACAATACTTTGTAGCTAATATtgtataagaggaacaggagctcaagcagtagaacatttgaggtgctggTAGTCAGCTCTGGTAAGCTCCTGCCCACGTCAAGCACTGATTAATAGCCTTAATCCAGCATGTAACTTACCTACATTTCAGACTTTAGGTTACAGAATAGTCAGAAACAAATAAGAAGCTTGGTAGTTTGCAGTTACAGAATAGTCAGAAACAAATAAGAAGCTTGGTAGTTTGCAGTTACAGAATAGTCAGAAACAAATAAGAAGCTTGGTAGTTTGTAGTTACAGAATAGTCAGAAACAAATAAGAAGCTTGGTAGTTTGCAGTTACAGAATAGTCAGAAACAAATAAGAAGCTTGGTAGTTTGCAGTTACAGAATAGTCAGAAACAAATAAGAAGCTTGGTAGTTTGCAGTTACAGAATAGTCAGAAACAAATAAGAAGCTTGGTAGTTTGCAGTTGTCAAGAGTTCTAAGCCCAGACTCTAGGAGTGAATCTTTCCTGTAGAAAGGTGTATAATGGTCTCTGAATGGAGGTGAACCAGACTTCTGACAATGCTTTTCCATAAGAAAGTCGGAGATAAACAATCTACACAGTGGAGACCTCTGGGGTACATATTGTATCAGAATTACCTGTTTAAATTGCTTAAAAAAGGAAACCCTGATACATTGTAATCTTTGTTTGACAAGTGGTTCTGAAAGGTCATGAAATTACCTTCCAAATGCTATGTAATTTAACCAACTTTGAAAGCAGC is a window of Oncorhynchus kisutch isolate 150728-3 linkage group LG3, Okis_V2, whole genome shotgun sequence DNA encoding:
- the LOC109882928 gene encoding prostaglandin E2 receptor EP4 subtype-like, producing MSNNTVTGRTMVPTIPSIMFIFGVVGNVIAIVVLCKSRKEQKETTFYTLVCGLAVTDLLGTLLASPVTIATYVKGSWPGGDPLCQYFGFILLFFSLAGLSIICAMSVERYLAINHAYFYNDYVDQRLAGLTLLAIYISNAFFCAMPSMGLGQVKKQYPQTWCFIEWRSNVSTDATFSYIYAGSSSILILATVICNVLVCGALIRMHRQFVRRMSLGTDPGRNTDPRRRRNFGNLAGAEIQMVIVLICTSAVVLICSIPLVVQVFLNQLYKTPVELRLEKNPDLRAIRFASFNPILDPWIYILLRKAMLLKLIEQIKCLFCQIGARRQQRQNCHQCPSIISSRESPSLVSRELREVSSTSQTVLYLPEGSETYTGSCHHTGEQFGFRTSSVQDPRSSYSSGQSNTEDGSREATHLTRDLSGVAGKTTQSCVKDQALHVSLSNETLQEKCI